A single window of Nicotiana sylvestris chromosome 3, ASM39365v2, whole genome shotgun sequence DNA harbors:
- the LOC104219856 gene encoding zinc finger BED domain-containing protein RICESLEEPER 1-like, with amino-acid sequence MTRCIINFLREWGLQKIFTVTVDNASSNDVTVEKLSDKLDDWGTNSMNGQHLQMRCMSHIVNLIVKDGLKESGISIACVRYAVKYIRQSPARLRKFQECCESINIVKKSLCLDVPTRCNSTYLMLSRAIEYERAIKEYFDRDTDLSGYLMFDAISDRQPVGMLTRTDWDDVKRISQFLEIFYNLTLKVSRSLYVTSNAHFLEIGQVAVYLNRLITTEDELLSEMTSSMWKFFEKYWGEPTKMNKVIFIACVLDPHYKFTTVSFVLKKIFGDEGTIIEKEVHTYMSSLFNKYVSKSVSKDTGGKVSTSLPSSSFSTMETSTPGLGELLDEIRKHKAASGGVDSKTKLEKYLAEDPENERPDFDILAWWKVNSPRFPILAKMARDVLAIPILSVAYESSFSTGGHILDQFRSSLTPKLVETLVCLQDWLQSESLPVNVEEDLNFLEILEEDGLNGSSSAASMANFALV; translated from the exons ATGACAAGGTGTATTATCAATTTTTTGCGTGAGTGGGGTTTGCAAAAGATTTTCACTGTCACAGTTGACAATGCTAGTTCAAATGATGTGACCGTGGAGAAGTTGTCTGACAAATTAGATGATTGGGGAACCAATTCCATGAATGGTCAACACCTTCAAATGAGATGCATGTCTCATATTGTAAATCTTATTGTGAAAGATGGTTTAAAAGAGTCAGGTATTTCTATTGCTTGTGTTAGATATGCAGTCAAATATATTAGACAGTCTCCTGCTAGGTTGAGGAAGTTTCAGGAATGTTGTGAAAGTATAAATATTGTCAAGAAGTCTTTATGCTTAGATGTTCCTACAAGGTGTAATTCCACCTACTTGATGTTGAGCAGGGCTATTGAATATGAGCGTGCAATTAAAGAATATTTTGATCGTGATACCGACTTGTCAGGTTATCTTATGTTTGATGCTATTTCAGATAGACAGCCTGTAGGTATGcttacaagaactgattgggatGATGTAAAGAGAATTTCACAATTTCTTGAAATATTTTATAATCTCACCTTGAAGGTGTCCAGATCACTTTATGTAACATCAAATGCCCATTTTCTTGAAATTGGTCAAGTTGCTGTTTACTTAAATCGATTAATAACAACTGAAGATGAACTTTTGAGTGAGATGACATCAAGTATGTGGAAATTTTTTGAGAAGTATTGGGGTGAACCAACAAAAATGAACAAAGTGATTTTCATTGCTTGTGTTTTGGATCCTCATTACAAGTTTACTACTGTTAGTTTTGTACTTAAGAAGATATTTGGAGATGAAGGGACAATTATTGAAAAAGAGGTTCATACTTATATGAGTTCATTGTTTAATAAGTATGTCTCTAAGTCGGTTTCAAAAGATACTGGTGGTAAAGTTTCTACCTCTTTGCCAAGCTCTTCATTCAGCACAATGGAAACTTCAACTCCTGGTTTAGGTGAACTTTTAGATGAAATAAGGAAACATAAAGCTGCAAGTGGAGGTGTAGATTCTAAAACAAAATTGGAAAAGTATCTTGCAGAAGATCCTGAAAATGAAAGACCGGACTTTGATATCTTGGCTTGGTGGAAGGTGAACTCACCTAGATTTCCTATTCTTGCTAAGATGGCTCGAGATGTGCTTGCTATTCCTATTTTAAGTGTGGCATATGAAAGTTCATTTAGTACCGGAGGGCATATTCTTGACCAATTTAGGAGTTCATTAACTCCTAAATTGGTTGAAACTCTAGTGTGCCTTCAAGATTGGCTACAGAGTGAATCGCTTCCTGTAAATGTTGAGGAAGATTTAAATTTTCTCGAGATACTCGAGGAAG ATGGACTCAATGGATCTTCTTCAGCTGCTTCCATGGCTAATTTTGCCTTAGTTTGA